In Molothrus aeneus isolate 106 chromosome 4, BPBGC_Maene_1.0, whole genome shotgun sequence, the following are encoded in one genomic region:
- the ARL9 gene encoding ADP-ribosylation factor-like protein 9 isoform X1, with translation MDSRLRAAALCGTALAVAGGTVAVLRAWARRRSAVSLPARSAAAAAAVDQGKGHGKQILVLGLDGAGKTSILHSLATNHVKRSMAPTEGFNAICINTEESQMEFLEIGGSESLRSYWNMYLPKVLLLVYVVDSADHARLPVAKQLLHQLIQNNSTLPVVVLANKQDLEGAYCITDIHDALALSDIGDERKMFLIGTHVAEDGSEISSSMQDAKELIGQLVLETQ, from the exons ATGGACTCCCGCCTGCGGGCCGCTGCGCTCTGCGGGACGGCGCTGGCCGTGGCGGGCGGCACGGTCGCGGTCCTCCGGGCCTGGGCCCGCCGGCGGAGCGCGGTCTCGCTGCCTGCACGCTCTgcagccgccgctgccgccgtcGATCAG GGTAAAGGACACGGTAAGCAGATCCTGGTGCTGggcctggatggggctgggaagaCCAGCATTCTTCACTCCCTGGCAACTAACCACGTCAAGCGCAGCATGGCTCCCACCGAGGGCTTCAATGCCATCTGCATCAACACTGAAGAGTCCCAGATGGAGTTTCTGGAGA TCGGGGGCAGTGAATCTCTGCGCTCATACTGGAACATGTACTTGCCCAAAGTGCTGTTGCTGGTCTATGTCGTGGACTCGGCCGATCATGCCCGACTGCCTGTGGCGAAACAGCTGCTTCATCAGCTAATCCAGAACAACTCCACCCTGCCTGTGGTAGTTCTGGCCAACAAGCAG GACCTCGAAGGTGCATATTGCATCACTGATATTCACGATGCTCTGGCTCTGTCTGATATTGGGGACGAGAGGAAGATGTTCTTGATTGGTACCCATGTGGCAGAAGATGGTTCTGAGATCTCCTCCAGCATGCAGGATGCCAAGGAGCTGATAGGGCAGCTGGTTTTGGAAACACAGTGA
- the ARL9 gene encoding ADP-ribosylation factor-like protein 9 isoform X2, with protein MYLPKVLLLVYVVDSADHARLPVAKQLLHQLIQNNSTLPVVVLANKQDLEGAYCITDIHDALALSDIGDERKMFLIGTHVAEDGSEISSSMQDAKELIGQLVLETQ; from the exons ATGTACTTGCCCAAAGTGCTGTTGCTGGTCTATGTCGTGGACTCGGCCGATCATGCCCGACTGCCTGTGGCGAAACAGCTGCTTCATCAGCTAATCCAGAACAACTCCACCCTGCCTGTGGTAGTTCTGGCCAACAAGCAG GACCTCGAAGGTGCATATTGCATCACTGATATTCACGATGCTCTGGCTCTGTCTGATATTGGGGACGAGAGGAAGATGTTCTTGATTGGTACCCATGTGGCAGAAGATGGTTCTGAGATCTCCTCCAGCATGCAGGATGCCAAGGAGCTGATAGGGCAGCTGGTTTTGGAAACACAGTGA
- the SRP72 gene encoding signal recognition particle subunit SRP72 — protein sequence MAAAAGAAAAAGLWSEVNRCGQNGDFARALKSVNKILQINKDDVTALQCKVVCLIQNGNFKEALGIINTHTKVLTSDVIAFEKAYCEYRLNRIESALKTIQSASQQTDKLKELYGQVLYRLERYDDCLAAYRDLIRNSQDEYEEERKTNLSAVVAAQSTWEKVVPEDLGLREATYELCYNSACALIGQGKLNEAMKKLQKAEELCRQSLSEDSDVTEEDIEAELAIIHGQMAYIMQLQGRTEDALQLYNQIIKLKPTDVGLLAVIANNIITINKDQNVFDSKKKVKLTNAEGVEHKLSKKQLQAIEFNKALLAMYTNQADQCHKLSASLQSQSPEHLLPVLIQAAQLCREKQHAKAVGLLQDFADQHPANAAEIKLTMAQLKIAQGSVTKACMILRSIEELQHKPGMVSALVTMYSHEEDIDSAIEVFTQAIQWYQQHQPKSPVHLSLIREAANFKLKHGRKKEAISDLEELWKQNPKDVHTLAQLISAYSLVDPEKAKVLSKHLPSSDTMSLKVDVDALENSHGATYVRKKAAKLTGDNQQKEQGQGEVKKKKKKKKGKLPKNYDPKVTPDPERWLPMRERSYYRGRKKGKKKDQVGKGTQGSTTTGSELDASRTASSPPTSPRPGSGAAVSAASNVIPPRHQKPAGAPATKKKQQQKKKKGAKGGW from the exons atggcggcggccgcgggggcggcggcggcggcggggctgtGGAGCGAGGTGAACCGCTGCGGCCAGAACGGCGACTTTGCCCGCGCACTCAAGTCCGTCAATAAGA TACTGCAGATCAACAAAGATGACGTGACAGCACTTCAGTGTAAAGTAGTGTGTCTTATCCAGAATGGGAACTTCAAGGAAGCCCTTGGTATAATCAATACCCACACTAAAGTGTTAACCAG TGATGTTATTGCCTTTGAGAAGGCCTACTGTGAATACAGGTTGAACCGTATTGAAAGTGCTCTCAAGACTATTCAGAGTGCCAGTCAGCAGACAGACAAACTGAAGGAGCTTTATGGACAAGTG tTGTACAGGCTGGAGCGTTACGACGATTGTCTGGCTGCATACAGGGATCTCATCCGCAACTCCCAGGATGAGTatgaggaggagagaaaaaccAACCTCTCTGCTGTTGTGGCAGCACAAAGCACGTGGGAGAAGGTGGTGCCA GAGGATTTAGGCCTTCGAGAAGCTACCTACGAGCTGTGTTATAACAGTGCATGTGCATTGATTGGGCAAGGAAAGCTGAATGAAGCAATGAAAAAACTACAAAAAGCAGAAG AACTGTGCCGCCAGTCACTGTCAGAAgactct GATGTGACAGAAGAAGACATTGAGGCTGAACTGGCTATTATTCACGGTCAGATGGCTTATATCATGCAACTGCAGGGGCGTACAGAGGATGCTCTACAGCTCTACAATCAAATAATCAAGTTGaa GCCAACAGATGTAGGACTCCTTGCTGTCATTGCAAATAATATCATCACAATTAACAAG GACCAAAATGTCTTTGATTCAAAGAAAAAGGTGAAGCTGACCAATGCAGAAGGAGTTGAGCATAAACTCTCCAAGAAGCAGCTCCAGGCGATTGAATTCAACAAAGCTTTACTTGCAATGTACACAAACCAG GCAGATCAGTGCCACAAGCTGTCAGCAAGCCTGCAGTCCCAGAGCCCCGAGCACCTGCTCCCTGTGCTTATccaggcagcccagctgtgtcGTGAGAAGCAGCATGCAAAGGCTGTAGGGCTTCTGCAG GACTTTGCAGACCAGCACCCTGCCAATGCAGCTGAGATCAAGCTGACGATGGCCCAGCTAAAAATTGCTCAAG GCAGTGTCACCAAAGCCTGCATGATCCTGAGGAGCATAGAAGAACTGCAGCACAAGCCTGGTATG GTGTCTGCGTTGGTGACAATGTACAGTCACGAAGAGGATATCGACAGTGCAATTGAAGTCTTCACACAGGCTATCCAGTGGTATCAGCAACACCAG CCAAAGTCTCCTGTCCATTTGTCACTGATAAGGGAAGCTGCCAACTTCAAACTAAAGCATGGCAGGAAGAAGGAAGCAATCAGCGACTTGGAGGAGCTCTGGAA gcaaaacccaaaaGATGTGCATACTCTGGCACAGCTCATCTCTGCCTATTCCCTGGTTGACCCTGAAAAAGCTAAAGT TCTTAGCAAACACTTGCCTTCTTCAGACACCATGTCACTGAAAGTAGATGTTGATGCGCTGGAGAACTCCCATGGAGCAACCTATGTTCGGAAGAAAGCTGCAAAGCTCACTGGAGACAACCAGCAGAAGGAGCAAGG ACAAGGGgaagtgaagaaaaagaagaaaaaaaagaagg GAAAGCTGCCCAAGAACTACGACCCCAAGGTGACTCCCGACCCTGAGCGGTGGCTTCCAATGCGAGAGCGGTCCTACTACCGTGGACGGAAGAAGGGCAAGAAGAAGGATCAGGTTGGCAAGGGGACTCAGGGTTCAACCACAACTGGCTCTGAATT GGACGCCAGTAGAACTGCCAGCAGCCCACCTACCTCCCCTCGGCCCGGCAGCGGGGCAGCTGTGTCGGCTGCAAGTAACGTCATCCCTCCCAGGCACCAAAAACCCGCGGGTGCTCCAGCCACCaagaagaaacagcagcagaaaaagaagaaaggggcTAAAGGAGGGTGGTAA
- the LEPROTL1 gene encoding leptin receptor overlapping transcript-like 1: MAGIKALISLSFGGAVGLMFLMLGCALPQYNQYWPLFVLFFYILSPIPYCIARRLVDDTDATSNACKELAIFLTTGIVVSAFGLPIVFARAELIYWGACALVLTGNTVIFATILGFFLVFGSNDDFSWQQW, encoded by the exons ATGGCGGGAATCAAAG CGCTGATCAGCCTGTCCTTTGGGGGAGCGGTCGGACTGATGTTCTTGATGCTCGGATGCGCCCTGCCCCAATACAA ccAGTACTGGCCactgtttgttctgtttttttacATCCTTTCTCCTATCCCGTACTGCATAGCAAGAAGATTGGTAGATGACACAGATGCTACAAGTAATGCCTGCAAGGAGCTGGCCATATTCCTTACAACAGGCATTGTGGTCTCAGCATTTGGGCTGCCCATAGTGTTTGCAAGAGCAGAACTG ATTTACTGGGGCGCGTGTGCACTCGTTCTCACTGGGAATACAGTCATCTTTGCCACCATCCTAGGATTTTTCTTGGTCTTTGGCAGCAATGACGacttcagctggcagcagtggtgA
- the SARAF gene encoding store-operated calcium entry-associated regulatory factor, whose product MVGLAVRLLFLLCAAAGPALGWDRAGKVLLRDVEALTLHRGRYTTSRRTASVPQLQCTGGSAGCSRVPEVVQCYNKGWDGYDVQWQCKADLENAYRFGEMEVSCEGYDYPDDPYILRGSCSLLFKLELTAEGARKVKNSGSFGSSYYQSSKDYSDSGSGAIVVIVLLLLAFGVYKFFLSNQQSQQSSGGSDGFSQPFWQNQQAPPPPGFKSTFTDDNSFGTHSHHGTSSGPGFWTGLGAGGLLGYLAGSHRAQPRSPYHSMWTDPTAVPPMYGHSRNSTEGSSSGTRTASGFGGTKRR is encoded by the exons ATGGTGGGGCTCGCTGTGCgcctgctcttcctgctctgcGCCGCCGCGGGACCCGCGCTGGGCTGGGACCGAGCGG GGAAGGTTCTGCTGCGGGATGTTGAGGCGCTCACTCTGCACAGAGGGCGGTACACAACATCCAGGCGGACAGCCTCGGTCCCTCAGCTGCAGTGCACGGGAGGCTCTGCGGGGTGTTCCCGTGTCCCTGAGGTTGTGCAGTGCTACAACAAAGGATGGGATGGCTACGATGTACAG tggcAGTGCAAAGCAGACCTGGAAAATGCCTACCGTTTTGGAGAAATGGAAGTGAGCTGCGAGGGCTACGATTACCCGGATGATCCTTACATACTAAGAGGCTCCTGTAGTTTGCTGTTCAAGCTAGAGCTGACTGCAGAAGGTGCAAGGAAAGTGAAGAACTCTGGAAGCTTTGGCTCTAGCTATTACCAGTCAAGCAAAGATTATTCTGATTCTGGTTCTGGAGCAATTGTTGTAATTGTTCTTCTCCTTCTTGCTTTTGGAGTTTACAAGTTCTTCCTCAGCAACCAGCAGTCTCAGCAGAGTTCTGGGGGCAGTGATGGCTTCTCTCAGCCCTTCTGGCAGAATCAGCAggcacctcctcctcctggttTTAAGTCCACCTTCACAG ATGACAACAGCTTTGGAACTCATTCCCATCATGGAACCAGTTCAGGACCAGGATTTTGGACTGGATTAGGAGCAGGAGGCTTGCTAGGCTACTTAGCAGGCAGTCACAG AGCGCAGCCGCGTTCCCCATATCACAGTATGTGGACAGATCCCACAGCTGTACCACCTATGTATGGGCACTCAAGGAATTCCAcagaaggcagcagctcaggaacaAGAACTGCTTCTG gctTTGGGGGCACGAAGCGAAGATGA